A section of the Paenibacillus yonginensis genome encodes:
- a CDS encoding DEAD/DEAH box helicase: MKVSLYVVRSNGEWSAYISLDLRVDWVSWTSGSGERSGGWPGQPAADKIVLLGKKIPLGQAAAWRDQFHSEWRFDRFSLEDWGRLLSAGASIARWEGAERLRGNSAGQRREQDKQGWGAGRDNREQDKKDWEMGFPVCLYDRRAGGHPRWRELCAPDMDGAQGVAEPGRMPAAREVARFAALTAGRSLLQPELRGLLEAQLPELAGSWRTLAQLAQLAGHAALMAGVAPAQTGRRRRFAGLLRGPALPRCRRCGSEVTRTAPCAGCGQSSCAYCEACLAMGRSRSCALLLRGSAVSGAAAGHAAPPAPADRQLDRWGLSPAQREAAAEALRFLAAPSAGRAATAAAESASSSARPPAAPSAVPVRPARFLLWAVTGAGKTEMIFPLLAHVLEAGGRALVATPRRDVVLELAPRLAKVFPEQQMSVLYGGSEDRWTPANLVLSTTHQLLRFHQAFDLVIIDELDAFPYHNDPMLAYAAEACCKDSGHFIFLSATPPKKLQRDAAAGRCGVAKVPARFHGHPLPVPKRTSFPGTDENISRKRLPSNLITELERSLQRDAQIFLFISRIQQIPPLLALLRSKLPGVRIEGTSSQDGERADKVLAFRSRAIRILITTTILERGVTVPRSDVYILDADSGLFDEASLVQMAGRAGRSMEDPTGRVFFFSRQANSAQRGAIRQIKQMNRIALSKGYLKVV; this comes from the coding sequence ATGAAGGTTTCTCTGTATGTGGTAAGGTCAAACGGCGAGTGGAGCGCTTATATCAGTCTGGATCTGCGGGTGGATTGGGTAAGTTGGACAAGCGGGAGCGGGGAACGGTCAGGAGGCTGGCCCGGACAGCCGGCGGCGGACAAGATCGTATTGCTTGGAAAAAAGATTCCGCTCGGGCAGGCCGCAGCCTGGCGGGATCAGTTTCATTCGGAGTGGCGTTTTGACCGTTTTAGCTTGGAGGATTGGGGGCGTCTGCTCTCGGCTGGCGCGAGTATAGCGAGATGGGAAGGGGCAGAGAGATTGAGGGGGAATTCGGCAGGGCAGCGGCGAGAGCAGGATAAGCAAGGCTGGGGAGCCGGTAGAGATAACCGGGAACAGGATAAGAAAGACTGGGAAATGGGGTTTCCCGTCTGCTTGTATGACCGCCGGGCGGGCGGCCATCCCCGGTGGCGGGAGCTGTGTGCCCCGGACATGGACGGGGCACAGGGGGTTGCCGAGCCGGGCCGGATGCCGGCGGCCCGGGAGGTGGCGCGCTTCGCTGCGTTGACCGCGGGGCGCTCGCTGCTGCAGCCCGAGCTGCGAGGGCTGCTCGAAGCGCAGCTGCCGGAGCTGGCCGGCAGCTGGCGCACTCTGGCGCAGCTCGCCCAGCTTGCGGGGCACGCTGCGCTGATGGCGGGCGTCGCCCCCGCGCAGACGGGGCGGCGGCGCCGGTTCGCCGGCCTGCTGCGCGGGCCGGCGCTTCCCCGCTGCCGGCGCTGCGGCAGCGAAGTGACCCGCACGGCGCCATGCGCCGGGTGCGGGCAAAGCAGCTGCGCCTATTGCGAGGCCTGCCTCGCTATGGGGCGCAGCCGCTCCTGCGCGCTGCTGCTTCGCGGCAGCGCGGTTTCCGGGGCCGCGGCGGGGCACGCGGCCCCTCCAGCCCCCGCCGATCGCCAGCTCGATCGGTGGGGGCTCAGCCCGGCGCAGCGCGAGGCCGCTGCCGAAGCGCTGCGCTTCCTTGCCGCGCCATCTGCCGGGCGCGCCGCAACCGCCGCGGCGGAGTCCGCATCGTCCTCCGCCAGGCCGCCTGCCGCGCCGTCCGCCGTTCCCGTCCGTCCGGCCCGCTTCCTGCTCTGGGCCGTGACAGGCGCCGGCAAAACCGAGATGATTTTCCCGCTTCTGGCCCATGTGCTGGAAGCTGGAGGCCGGGCGCTTGTGGCGACGCCCAGACGCGATGTGGTGCTTGAGCTGGCCCCCCGGCTGGCCAAGGTGTTCCCCGAGCAGCAGATGAGCGTGCTGTACGGGGGAAGCGAGGACCGCTGGACTCCGGCCAATCTCGTCTTATCGACTACCCACCAGCTGCTGCGGTTTCATCAAGCCTTTGATCTAGTCATAATCGACGAGCTTGATGCTTTTCCCTACCACAATGACCCCATGCTTGCTTATGCCGCCGAAGCCTGCTGCAAAGACAGCGGCCATTTTATCTTCTTATCGGCAACGCCGCCTAAGAAGCTCCAGCGGGACGCAGCCGCCGGCCGCTGCGGGGTGGCCAAGGTCCCGGCGAGATTCCATGGACACCCGCTTCCGGTGCCCAAGCGGACTTCGTTCCCAGGCACGGACGAGAATATAAGCCGTAAAAGGTTGCCGTCAAACCTGATCACGGAGTTAGAACGTTCCTTGCAGCGGGACGCGCAGATTTTTTTGTTTATATCCCGGATTCAGCAGATTCCTCCGCTGCTGGCTCTGCTGCGCAGCAAGCTGCCTGGCGTCAGGATTGAGGGTACTTCTTCGCAGGACGGAGAACGTGCGGACAAGGTGCTGGCCTTCCGCAGCCGGGCCATTCGGATTCTCATCACGACAACCATTCTGGAGCGTGGCGTAACCGTTCCACGAAGCGACGTCTATATTCTGGATGCCGACAGCGGGCTGTTTGATGAAGCATCCCTGGTGCAGATGGCCGGAAGAGCCGGAAGGTCCATGGAGGACCCGACGGGCAGGGTATTCTTTTTCTCCAGACAGGCCAATTCGGCTCAGCGCGGGGCGATCCGGCAGATTAAGCAGATGAATCGGATCGCGCTCAGCAAAGGGTATCTAAAGGTAGTCTGA
- a CDS encoding response regulator encodes MEQSNVEENMKIKVLLADDHQLFREGLKRILNMEEEIQVVGECSDGSQVLEACERYQPQIVLMDINMPGTNGVDATELLREAMPNIKVIILSIHDDESYVFETLRKGATGYLLKDMEAESLINAIRSVAEGHAFIHPKVTGKLIQQLRRMEYLHETGAIAEDGTMREAGVKFVAGDDNPLTRREAEVLRLMAEGRSNKMIGEHLFISEKTVKNHVSSILQKMEVDDRTQAVINAIKLGWVTL; translated from the coding sequence ATGGAGCAGAGCAACGTAGAGGAGAACATGAAGATCAAAGTGCTTTTGGCGGACGATCACCAGTTGTTTCGTGAAGGCCTGAAGCGGATTTTAAATATGGAGGAAGAAATCCAGGTTGTCGGGGAGTGCAGCGACGGCTCGCAGGTGCTGGAGGCCTGTGAGCGATACCAACCGCAAATTGTGCTGATGGACATCAACATGCCGGGAACGAACGGTGTTGATGCCACAGAGCTGCTGCGCGAAGCGATGCCGAATATTAAGGTAATTATTTTATCAATTCATGATGATGAAAGTTATGTCTTTGAAACGCTGCGCAAAGGCGCAACCGGTTATTTGCTGAAGGATATGGAGGCGGAGTCGCTGATCAATGCGATCCGTTCCGTAGCCGAGGGCCATGCTTTTATCCATCCAAAGGTAACGGGCAAGCTGATTCAGCAGCTCCGCCGCATGGAATATCTGCATGAAACGGGCGCAATTGCCGAAGACGGCACGATGCGCGAAGCGGGCGTCAAATTTGTGGCCGGCGATGACAATCCGCTGACCCGCCGCGAAGCCGAGGTGCTCCGCCTGATGGCCGAGGGACGCAGCAACAAAATGATCGGCGAGCATTTGTTCATCAGCGAGAAGACGGTCAAGAACCACGTCAGCAGCATCCTGCAGAAGATGGAAGTCGATGATCGTACGCAGGCGGTTATCAATGCTATCAAGCTGGGCTGGGTGACTTTGTAG
- a CDS encoding sensor histidine kinase translates to MDFQTDAIDRVIKNAINVMQDSKLQMIEILDAAQTELKMLNTELQQVMKETAETIEKVDQLELNYRRSRIRLTEVSRDFVRYKEEDIKQAYEVATQLQLDLLIYREKEMYLKARRDELQKRARNVERSVERAETIGTQMNVVLEYLSGELGQVTRILESAKNRQLIGLKIILAQEEERKRISREIHDGPAQLLANMVLRTEIVERMLIKQDFNMVRDEIIDLKQQVRSSLEEMRKVIFNLRPMALDDLGLIPTLRKYVHDYEEKTKIRTTFETRGKEQRLSSAMEAAIFRLVQEALNNAAKHAYPTFVGVEITYQAQMIKIVVQDNGLGFKVDQLEHKSKEHSHFGLIGMRERVELLDGRMEIESAENQGTKIVIHIPTNVEKRKEQE, encoded by the coding sequence GTGGATTTTCAAACCGATGCGATCGACCGCGTCATTAAAAATGCGATAAATGTCATGCAGGACAGCAAGCTGCAGATGATTGAAATCCTGGATGCCGCTCAGACAGAGCTGAAGATGCTGAATACCGAGCTTCAGCAGGTGATGAAAGAGACGGCGGAGACGATTGAGAAAGTCGATCAGCTAGAGCTGAATTACCGCCGTTCACGAATCCGGCTGACGGAAGTCAGCCGGGATTTTGTGCGTTACAAGGAAGAGGACATCAAGCAGGCTTATGAAGTGGCAACGCAGCTGCAGCTGGATCTGTTGATCTACCGGGAGAAAGAGATGTATCTGAAGGCCCGCCGGGACGAGCTTCAGAAACGGGCGCGCAATGTCGAGCGTTCCGTAGAGCGGGCGGAGACGATCGGGACGCAGATGAACGTAGTTCTGGAATACTTGTCCGGGGAGCTGGGCCAGGTCACCCGGATTCTCGAGTCCGCCAAGAACAGACAGCTGATCGGACTGAAAATTATTTTAGCCCAGGAAGAGGAGCGCAAGCGAATCTCCAGGGAAATTCACGATGGTCCTGCCCAGTTGCTCGCCAATATGGTGCTTAGGACGGAAATTGTCGAAAGAATGCTGATCAAGCAGGATTTCAATATGGTGAGGGACGAAATAATAGATTTGAAGCAGCAGGTCAGATCCAGCCTGGAGGAGATGCGCAAAGTCATCTTTAATCTGCGCCCGATGGCGCTGGATGATTTGGGGCTGATCCCAACGCTGCGCAAATATGTTCACGACTACGAAGAGAAGACCAAAATCAGAACCACCTTTGAGACGAGAGGCAAAGAGCAGCGGTTATCGTCTGCCATGGAAGCAGCAATTTTCCGTCTTGTACAGGAAGCTCTTAACAATGCGGCCAAACATGCCTACCCTACGTTTGTCGGTGTCGAAATTACTTATCAAGCACAGATGATCAAAATTGTGGTACAGGATAATGGTCTTGGCTTCAAAGTGGATCAGCTGGAGCATAAGTCCAAAGAACACTCTCATTTTGGCTTGATAGGCATGCGTGAACGGGTTGAACTGCTCGATGGCAGAATGGAAATTGAATCGGCGGAGAACCAGGGAACGAAGATTGTGATTCATATCCCGACAAATGTAGAGAAGAGAAAGGAGCAAGAATAG
- a CDS encoding stalk domain-containing protein, whose protein sequence is MVEQQGASKHNWGQKSRKWAVLSLAGLIWVQPVLGATPLWGNSSTIYAASSQAVKLSEDIITSGAKLQKYQYTVTRSGKQVKVLADVVQIDLTNPYVKLDTMTGKNGQVTTRQSVSGMAKETGAVAGVNGDVFNTSGQGVAMGASVSQGTLVTSPNQLKGMYAFYLDQNRVPAIDSFTFEGNVTAADGSSFPLAGINKEAYRTEPDNGYSHVNAMYIYTSAWASTDRPKDSSTTPTEVLVQNGIIQQISPGAAIPGPVPADGYILRAHGTAATFVNTHLQVGQSITSNYALRTVAGGKLVNPANLQMLISGHTLLVDQGKASSFTRSTSGVSGSSAVARTAIGYSKDGKFAYLITAEKNDSSSGLTLAELQGFMTSIGVWKGLDLDGGGSTTLVSRPLGETDATLTFATSNGGTTQRQVANGVGVYTTAPQGTLKGLTVSGAQTLLIGQEATYSLKGYDTYYNPIDTSTISPTWKSSNGNVVWTGSAFKAVQPGTAQLTAVSGQASASTKVTILGADSLSSLSLGAQSGPLQAGAQVTITPKAKLKTGSTVDVPSSALKWEFKGMKASVGGGVLTINSINPGVKVAYAIARYDGFSSVITFSAAGSQSWEDFENLAYSIGFTGSPSQVTGQAQVVSSGDSHGKVLQLRYDMTAGTGSRFAYAQFNGTSGRAIPDGASAMSIDVMGDSSLNWLRAEIDNNGKTTYVDIAKQVDWTGWKNINIDLSPYGLASGAKLKRIYLVNLEDGQDERAMTGSVSLDNIQFTVPSGGDDLYPNAKMVMTVGQKSYFLDGQKKAFDAAPVVKDGTTYVPIRYVVDSFGGSADWIASSKRITVVRGSVLIDLFVGSKDYILNGGRQTSEVTPLIINGRTLVPLRLVSERLGIFVNWEQKTKSITLQS, encoded by the coding sequence ATGGTAGAACAACAAGGTGCGTCAAAGCACAATTGGGGACAAAAAAGCAGGAAATGGGCCGTTCTGTCTTTGGCCGGATTGATTTGGGTTCAGCCGGTGCTGGGGGCAACGCCTTTATGGGGAAATTCATCAACGATTTATGCCGCGAGCAGTCAGGCGGTTAAACTGTCGGAAGATATCATTACGTCAGGCGCTAAACTTCAAAAATATCAGTACACCGTCACCCGCTCCGGCAAACAGGTGAAGGTGCTGGCCGATGTGGTGCAGATTGATTTAACGAATCCGTACGTCAAACTGGATACGATGACCGGCAAGAATGGCCAGGTGACAACCCGCCAATCGGTCAGCGGTATGGCGAAGGAGACCGGCGCGGTTGCCGGCGTGAACGGGGACGTGTTTAATACCAGCGGACAGGGTGTGGCCATGGGGGCATCGGTCTCGCAGGGAACGCTCGTAACCAGTCCGAATCAGCTCAAGGGCATGTATGCTTTCTATCTGGATCAGAACCGGGTACCGGCGATCGACAGCTTTACATTTGAAGGGAATGTGACGGCAGCAGACGGGTCCAGCTTCCCGCTTGCCGGGATCAACAAAGAAGCCTACCGGACCGAACCGGACAACGGCTACAGCCATGTGAACGCGATGTACATTTATACCAGCGCCTGGGCTTCGACAGACCGGCCGAAGGATTCTTCGACGACACCTACGGAGGTGCTGGTGCAGAATGGCATCATTCAGCAGATTTCACCTGGAGCGGCTATTCCGGGGCCGGTTCCGGCTGATGGTTATATTTTGCGGGCGCATGGCACGGCGGCGACTTTTGTAAATACCCATTTGCAGGTCGGTCAGTCGATTACGTCCAATTACGCGCTTCGTACGGTAGCGGGCGGCAAGCTGGTCAACCCGGCGAACCTGCAGATGCTGATCAGCGGCCATACGCTGCTGGTGGATCAGGGGAAGGCATCATCCTTCACTCGTTCCACGAGCGGTGTCAGCGGCAGCAGTGCCGTGGCCCGGACTGCGATTGGATACTCTAAAGACGGCAAATTCGCTTATTTGATTACAGCCGAGAAAAATGACAGCAGCAGCGGCTTGACCTTAGCCGAGCTGCAAGGTTTTATGACCAGCATCGGCGTATGGAAAGGCCTTGACCTGGATGGAGGCGGTTCGACCACCCTGGTCTCCCGTCCGCTTGGTGAGACCGATGCAACCTTGACGTTTGCCACGTCCAACGGGGGAACAACCCAGCGTCAAGTCGCCAACGGTGTTGGGGTTTATACGACCGCTCCGCAAGGCACGCTCAAAGGCCTGACCGTAAGCGGTGCGCAAACGCTGCTGATCGGCCAGGAAGCGACTTATTCGCTGAAAGGTTATGACACTTACTACAACCCGATTGATACGTCCACAATCAGCCCAACCTGGAAGTCCAGCAACGGCAATGTGGTGTGGACCGGAAGTGCATTTAAAGCTGTGCAGCCGGGTACAGCTCAACTGACGGCAGTAAGCGGCCAAGCTTCGGCCAGCACGAAAGTGACGATACTGGGCGCAGACAGCCTCAGCAGCTTGAGCCTGGGGGCACAAAGCGGTCCGCTTCAGGCTGGAGCACAAGTGACGATAACGCCTAAAGCCAAATTGAAGACGGGCAGCACGGTCGACGTGCCGTCCAGTGCCCTGAAATGGGAATTCAAAGGCATGAAAGCCAGCGTTGGCGGCGGCGTGTTAACGATCAACTCGATCAATCCTGGCGTCAAGGTTGCTTATGCGATTGCCCGGTATGACGGATTCAGTTCGGTCATTACGTTCAGCGCAGCCGGCAGCCAGTCGTGGGAAGACTTTGAGAACCTCGCTTACAGCATTGGATTTACCGGCAGTCCGTCACAGGTAACCGGGCAAGCGCAGGTGGTCAGCAGCGGCGACAGTCACGGCAAAGTGCTGCAGCTGCGTTATGACATGACGGCAGGCACCGGCAGCCGGTTTGCTTATGCACAGTTTAACGGAACCAGCGGACGCGCCATTCCAGACGGAGCATCGGCGATGTCGATTGACGTGATGGGTGACTCCAGTCTGAACTGGCTGCGGGCCGAAATCGATAATAATGGAAAAACAACCTACGTAGATATCGCCAAACAGGTCGATTGGACCGGCTGGAAGAACATCAATATTGATCTGAGTCCTTATGGACTCGCCTCCGGTGCAAAGCTGAAGCGGATCTACCTCGTGAATCTGGAGGATGGCCAGGATGAACGGGCCATGACCGGCAGTGTGTCGCTCGATAATATCCAGTTCACGGTGCCGTCCGGCGGAGACGATCTGTATCCAAACGCCAAAATGGTTATGACCGTCGGGCAGAAATCCTATTTCCTTGATGGACAGAAGAAAGCCTTCGATGCCGCTCCGGTGGTCAAGGATGGAACCACTTATGTGCCAATCCGCTATGTGGTCGATTCCTTTGGAGGTTCCGCGGACTGGATCGCGTCCAGCAAGCGGATTACAGTGGTCCGCGGCAGCGTGCTGATCGATCTGTTTGTAGGCAGCAAAGATTACATTCTGAATGGCGGACGCCAAACGTCCGAAGTAACACCTCTGATCATCAATGGTAGGACTTTAGTCCCGCTCAGACTGGTGTCTGAACGGCTAGGAATCTTTGTAAATTGGGAACAAAAAACGAAGTCTATCACCCTGCAATCATGA
- a CDS encoding SwmB domain-containing protein, with protein sequence MKWIKKMTGLLLTLALVFSGFTGLRPVSAADAVPLPIGSLVPPTLPAPEATIDLAQSGDTITLTATFTSSVAVNPDNVNRSAHLIDADAPQRNLASWDIKSLTQDSSGNPQLSFLVNREWLGPGKTYYVTIDDDAFVDANDPTVIYDGFQDDQTWRFQTKQASPAIVSRLTPTGTNVQPPTQLTIQFSKPIIGKKSGTIAVQGQGVAKQNIDISSNAVAVNGTNTVVISLPQNLRYNTSYTVSVPAGAFEDNDHVLTPAIANSDWTFTTASSTSSQLVISSLSPSNGSSNVSPGTSVLTATFNSNIKAAAGTTFSLGTASGVLLYKYGSSTPLSGTAAVSGKNLVITPASALTEGSSYYIIISGTAIMDAVTNAYFGGLTSTSGWYFTTATLDKTPPVIQKAQVYSNNTIRLQYNESLSSVSLPANIYSVTVNGETRSISSAYAAGDSVYVTLQVGVAVGQNIRISYSPSSSYLRVADLSQNAAASFSNMEVENGLETSMPKPKDGYISGNTVVLHFADSLQSVSSYAYSQFTVTQDGSSTSVAGISQSGSTVTLTLSSSAIANAVVKVNYTPGSYPLKDYRGLEIPTFSDFFVRNYNDNRPPQFQGVVGSNNKIILTYDEGLSTTNVPLKSQYSILVNNSPVYVTAIGIKDNQVTLTLASSFNASQSVTLSYVSAAGGISDWSNNLAGYLNLVPVQYGNVTAGIGSATVNGDTMKIQFNNSLSTASSSSGISIGYFAVTVDNQNRSLMSASLSGNTLTIMLGSPVNAGQTVTFSYIPGSSGVLRDSQGNSLNAISQAAVQNTTGSVNNGGTTGSAIAPNLSILSSSEFNQSGYVLDRAAATAATAYSRGGQTVNKYTIDAAKLTDAYNYIASNAAANARVMVFEVPSSNKAAYVGAPLKPLMDAFTRSSEAEFGIKYGDVLYLLPLKQLPFSSLAMSLGAGFNSANVWFQIEQVSKDNLNIINSSNGVTTLPLLDPTEVFISAATGASADLSYMNVSGDLFIKTGGSVSASNTAMYAYDRSTQKVLFVPTKISSSGAYTVLTTTLKSGSSLVGPRSGYANLTDIQNHWANTTISELVSKSVMDPAASGLFKPKQNITRAEFATYIAKGLGLSPDKASAAAFGDVSPSSEAAGYIGAAAKAGIVAGVSSTAFKPGSYITREQMTLMMARAMSSAGQPLNASVNPDGVLSKFKDNKQISAASKAVVAQAVNAGVIQGTSTGTFNPKGTATRAEAAVMLKRVLDKLRFLK encoded by the coding sequence TTGAAATGGATCAAGAAAATGACAGGGTTACTGCTTACCTTAGCCCTTGTATTTAGCGGATTTACCGGACTACGACCGGTTTCGGCTGCGGACGCTGTGCCTTTGCCTATTGGCAGTTTGGTTCCGCCAACTTTACCGGCACCAGAAGCAACAATTGATTTAGCCCAATCTGGGGATACTATTACGTTAACAGCTACTTTCACTTCAAGTGTGGCGGTTAATCCGGATAACGTGAACCGCTCAGCTCATTTGATAGATGCGGATGCGCCTCAGAGAAATTTGGCCTCATGGGACATAAAATCCTTAACACAGGATTCCTCCGGAAATCCACAGCTTTCTTTCCTGGTTAATAGAGAGTGGCTAGGCCCCGGGAAAACTTACTATGTCACAATAGATGATGATGCTTTTGTAGATGCTAACGATCCAACAGTTATTTATGACGGATTTCAAGACGATCAGACGTGGAGATTTCAGACCAAGCAGGCAAGTCCAGCGATCGTATCCAGACTTACACCTACAGGAACAAATGTCCAGCCTCCTACTCAACTGACGATTCAATTCAGCAAGCCTATTATCGGCAAGAAAAGCGGAACCATCGCGGTTCAGGGGCAAGGCGTAGCGAAACAAAATATTGATATAAGCTCGAATGCTGTAGCGGTCAACGGAACTAATACCGTTGTGATCTCGCTCCCTCAAAACCTGCGATATAATACGTCTTACACGGTTTCCGTACCAGCTGGTGCTTTCGAAGACAATGATCATGTTTTGACTCCGGCTATAGCGAATTCGGACTGGACCTTTACAACGGCCAGCAGTACATCGAGCCAGCTAGTCATTAGCAGCCTGAGTCCGTCTAATGGCAGTTCGAACGTGTCTCCGGGTACTTCCGTTCTGACGGCTACATTTAATTCAAATATCAAAGCTGCTGCAGGGACAACTTTTAGTTTGGGAACGGCCAGCGGGGTCTTGCTTTATAAATATGGTTCTTCAACGCCTCTTTCAGGAACGGCTGCTGTAAGCGGAAAAAATTTGGTGATTACGCCTGCATCTGCGTTAACGGAAGGCTCCAGTTACTACATTATCATTTCCGGTACAGCCATTATGGATGCAGTAACAAACGCTTATTTTGGTGGACTGACCAGTACAAGCGGCTGGTATTTTACAACGGCTACTTTGGATAAAACACCTCCGGTAATCCAGAAAGCCCAGGTGTATTCCAACAACACGATCCGGCTGCAATATAACGAAAGTTTAAGTTCGGTTTCGCTGCCTGCTAATATCTACAGCGTAACGGTAAATGGAGAAACAAGAAGCATCAGCAGCGCGTATGCGGCAGGCGACAGCGTATATGTCACCTTGCAGGTAGGTGTTGCGGTAGGGCAGAACATCAGGATCAGCTACAGCCCGAGCAGCAGTTATTTAAGAGTAGCGGATCTGAGTCAAAATGCAGCGGCTTCTTTCTCCAATATGGAAGTCGAGAACGGACTTGAAACTTCCATGCCGAAACCTAAAGACGGGTATATTTCCGGCAATACGGTAGTTCTGCATTTTGCAGACAGTCTCCAGAGTGTATCCTCCTACGCTTACAGTCAGTTTACGGTGACGCAGGACGGATCTTCGACTTCGGTTGCGGGGATCAGTCAAAGCGGTTCAACAGTAACGCTCACTTTGTCAAGCTCAGCGATAGCGAACGCCGTTGTTAAAGTGAACTATACTCCGGGTTCTTATCCGCTCAAGGATTATCGCGGACTTGAGATTCCAACGTTTAGCGACTTCTTTGTAAGGAACTATAACGATAACCGGCCACCGCAGTTCCAGGGTGTGGTGGGTTCCAATAACAAAATCATTTTGACCTACGATGAGGGACTAAGCACCACCAACGTGCCCCTAAAGAGCCAATATTCCATATTGGTAAATAATAGTCCGGTCTACGTCACGGCTATTGGTATTAAGGATAACCAGGTGACTTTAACGCTTGCTTCATCCTTCAACGCTTCGCAGAGCGTAACGCTTTCGTATGTCTCGGCGGCCGGCGGGATTTCCGACTGGAGCAATAATCTGGCCGGATACTTGAATCTGGTGCCTGTCCAGTACGGAAACGTGACGGCGGGAATCGGCAGTGCTACCGTCAACGGAGATACGATGAAGATTCAGTTTAACAATTCGCTTTCGACTGCTTCCTCCTCTTCCGGGATCTCTATCGGCTATTTCGCCGTGACGGTGGATAACCAGAATCGCAGCCTGATGTCGGCTTCTCTTAGCGGCAACACGTTAACGATCATGCTGGGGTCACCGGTGAATGCCGGACAAACGGTCACTTTCTCTTACATTCCGGGATCTTCCGGAGTTCTGAGAGACAGTCAGGGGAACAGCCTGAATGCCATCAGCCAGGCAGCGGTACAAAATACAACCGGTTCTGTTAATAATGGCGGAACAACAGGCTCCGCGATTGCTCCTAACTTGAGTATTTTATCTTCCAGTGAATTTAATCAAAGCGGTTATGTGCTGGACAGAGCGGCTGCAACAGCTGCTACGGCGTACTCCAGAGGCGGGCAGACCGTAAATAAATACACCATAGACGCTGCAAAGCTGACGGATGCTTATAATTATATAGCCTCCAATGCGGCAGCGAATGCCCGCGTGATGGTGTTTGAGGTGCCTTCGTCGAACAAAGCGGCTTATGTTGGAGCGCCTTTGAAACCGCTTATGGATGCTTTTACACGGAGCAGCGAGGCGGAATTCGGCATTAAATATGGCGATGTTCTATATTTGCTGCCGCTCAAGCAGCTGCCGTTCTCAAGTTTGGCCATGTCGCTGGGAGCAGGATTCAACTCCGCCAACGTCTGGTTCCAAATCGAGCAGGTTTCCAAAGATAACCTGAACATCATCAACAGCTCAAACGGGGTCACCACGCTTCCGCTGCTCGACCCGACGGAAGTGTTCATCAGCGCGGCAACAGGTGCATCTGCGGACCTTAGCTATATGAATGTTTCGGGTGACCTGTTCATCAAGACCGGCGGATCGGTATCCGCCTCTAACACGGCCATGTATGCTTATGATAGAAGCACGCAGAAGGTGCTGTTTGTGCCGACCAAGATTTCGTCCAGCGGAGCCTATACCGTTCTTACGACAACACTGAAGTCGGGCAGCAGCCTGGTTGGCCCAAGAAGCGGGTATGCGAACCTGACGGATATCCAGAACCATTGGGCGAATACAACGATTTCCGAACTGGTTTCGAAATCGGTTATGGACCCGGCGGCGAGCGGTTTGTTTAAACCGAAACAGAATATTACTAGGGCGGAATTCGCGACCTATATCGCAAAAGGACTTGGCTTGTCGCCGGACAAGGCGAGCGCGGCTGCCTTCGGCGATGTCTCCCCATCCTCCGAGGCGGCCGGTTATATCGGTGCCGCGGCTAAAGCGGGGATTGTGGCCGGTGTGTCCAGCACGGCCTTTAAACCGGGCAGCTATATCACAAGAGAGCAAATGACCTTGATGATGGCCCGGGCGATGTCCTCAGCCGGACAGCCTCTTAATGCTTCCGTGAATCCAGACGGTGTCCTTTCCAAGTTTAAAGACAATAAACAAATTTCTGCGGCCTCCAAGGCCGTGGTGGCTCAAGCGGTAAATGCGGGGGTCATTCAAGGAACCAGTACAGGTACCTTTAATCCGAAAGGCACGGCCACACGCGCCGAAGCTGCCGTCATGCTCAAACGGGTATTGGATAAACTGAGATTCCTAAAATAA